In Nitrospira sp., one genomic interval encodes:
- a CDS encoding flagellar basal body-associated FliL family protein, giving the protein MPRTFSLQTTPLDPSHQQPGVTINLPAVVAPVDDGQRYYYVQVNLAVELDRSGTAGLIQARHEVIDRKIMEVLHTYSVKELRSAGLRSTLRTDIRRVINQLLPQGHIRNVYITNWLMTPVGP; this is encoded by the coding sequence ATGCCGCGAACCTTCTCCCTGCAAACAACTCCCCTCGACCCTTCACACCAACAGCCTGGTGTTACCATCAACCTCCCAGCGGTCGTTGCACCGGTGGATGACGGCCAACGGTACTATTATGTACAAGTGAATCTTGCTGTGGAGCTCGATCGTTCAGGAACCGCCGGCTTGATCCAGGCCCGCCACGAGGTGATCGACCGGAAGATTATGGAGGTGCTCCATACCTATTCCGTCAAGGAACTCCGTTCGGCCGGACTGCGGTCGACCTTGCGCACTGACATTCGACGCGTTATTAACCAATTGCTTCCGCAAGGTCATATTCGTAACGTCTACATCACGAATTGGTTGATGACACCGGTTGGACCCTAA
- a CDS encoding transposase family protein has product MNRHSRLLEAGFRMTGETVGQVLDRVLDTPAVPRSITVDRGTEFQSRVLEDWAYRRGVQLDFIRPGKPMEHAFIESFNGRLRDECLNMHQFASLVEAQAIIEAWRVDYNQRRPHSSLGHLTPNEFVAQRQGQPIVEDVVCSG; this is encoded by the coding sequence ATGAATCGGCACAGTCGCCTACTAGAGGCAGGGTTTCGGATGACGGGAGAGACGGTTGGTCAGGTGCTCGATCGTGTGCTGGACACACCAGCGGTGCCCCGCTCGATCACGGTGGATCGTGGCACCGAATTCCAATCCCGAGTGCTCGAGGATTGGGCCTATCGGCGGGGCGTCCAACTCGACTTCATTCGACCAGGAAAACCGATGGAACATGCCTTCATCGAATCGTTTAACGGGCGCCTGCGGGACGAATGTTTGAACATGCACCAGTTTGCCTCGCTCGTCGAAGCGCAAGCCATCATCGAAGCGTGGCGCGTGGACTACAATCAGCGCCGGCCTCACAGCTCGCTTGGGCACCTGACCCCGAACGAGTTCGTCGCACAACGTCAGGGGCAACCGATCGTCGAAGACGTCGTCTGCTCTGGTTAA
- a CDS encoding HNH endonuclease has protein sequence MILTYQRRIRELRGKEGYKILTHRDRDYLKPGQYLLEDPHPMPVIATGIDQKKRARILSRNGYTCQVCGAGGGEVDPYGSSRRVRLQIDHIIPKKEGGTDQDENLRVLCSTCNEGRSNLEKPPDELVLNLLEKIRRAPRKVQLEVLRFLKSKFECDNPEERPDT, from the coding sequence ATGATTCTCACATATCAGCGTCGTATAAGAGAGCTACGAGGAAAAGAAGGTTATAAGATATTGACCCATAGAGACCGGGACTATTTAAAGCCCGGCCAATATCTCTTAGAAGATCCTCACCCTATGCCTGTTATCGCCACGGGAATTGATCAAAAAAAACGAGCAAGGATCCTGTCACGGAACGGCTATACATGCCAAGTCTGTGGTGCTGGTGGCGGCGAGGTAGACCCCTATGGGTCAAGCCGTAGAGTCAGGCTACAAATAGATCACATAATCCCCAAGAAAGAAGGCGGTACTGACCAGGACGAAAATCTTCGGGTGTTATGTTCCACATGCAATGAGGGGCGGTCTAATTTAGAGAAGCCACCCGATGAACTCGTTCTAAATCTTCTGGAAAAGATTAGAAGAGCTCCGCGAAAAGTCCAGTTAGAGGTGTTACGGTTTCTTAAAAGTAAGTTTGAATGTGATAATCCGGAGGAGAGACCAGACACTTAG
- a CDS encoding DNA cytosine methyltransferase produces the protein MKEYTFIDLFSGAGGLAEGFRQAGFRSVYGVELEAAAAATYNLNFGHDVYQGPIEKLNNVPVNADIVIGGPPCQGFSPLGLMSPREAHAQMNELWRHYLRITREVKPIAFVMENVPEILRSVQYPKIKRAFEKLGFIVTEGVLNAADFYVPQARRRAFVIGIRRGFHEPELPQPSGKKVTVRDAIGDLPLQPTGQNWHIGRNPTQKSVLRYKCVPPGGNRFDLVRKRPDLAPNCWIRKRTGSTDVFGRLEWDKTALTIRTEFFKPEKGRYLHPEAHRPITHREAARLQTFPDSFIFLGSKIEVARQIGNAVPPMLARAVAEALRRSLQKK, from the coding sequence TTGAAGGAATATACCTTTATTGATTTGTTTTCAGGGGCTGGTGGCCTGGCTGAGGGTTTTCGGCAGGCAGGGTTCCGCTCCGTCTACGGAGTTGAGTTAGAAGCCGCTGCCGCTGCGACTTACAATCTCAATTTTGGACATGATGTATACCAAGGCCCAATTGAGAAACTGAACAATGTTCCCGTAAACGCAGACATAGTTATTGGTGGTCCTCCCTGCCAGGGTTTCTCACCCCTTGGGCTAATGTCACCTCGCGAGGCCCACGCGCAAATGAATGAATTGTGGCGGCACTATTTAAGAATAACCCGTGAAGTGAAACCAATCGCGTTTGTTATGGAGAATGTTCCGGAAATACTGCGCTCAGTTCAATATCCAAAAATCAAACGAGCTTTTGAGAAGCTAGGATTTATTGTTACCGAAGGAGTCCTTAATGCCGCGGATTTTTACGTTCCGCAGGCTAGACGGCGTGCCTTTGTTATTGGAATTCGGCGAGGCTTTCACGAACCTGAGCTTCCGCAACCGTCCGGCAAGAAGGTAACGGTGAGAGACGCTATCGGCGATCTTCCTCTACAACCAACAGGTCAAAATTGGCATATAGGGCGTAATCCGACACAGAAATCCGTCCTACGATATAAGTGTGTTCCTCCAGGAGGTAATCGTTTTGACTTGGTAAGGAAGCGCCCAGACCTTGCCCCTAACTGCTGGATAAGAAAGCGGACGGGAAGTACCGATGTGTTTGGGAGACTGGAGTGGGACAAAACAGCGTTAACTATAAGGACGGAATTTTTTAAACCAGAAAAGGGCCGATATTTACACCCTGAGGCGCACCGGCCAATCACTCATCGAGAGGCAGCTCGACTCCAAACCTTCCCCGATAGTTTCATCTTTTTAGGCTCAAAGATAGAGGTGGCCCGCCAAATCGGAAATGCCGTTCCTCCCATGCTTGCTAGGGCAGTAGCGGAGGCATTAAGGAGGAGCCTTCAGAAGAAGTGA
- a CDS encoding A/G-specific adenine glycosylase, translating to MAEFMLQRTGAAQTVPVYLAFLERFPTLERAFSANDIDLQEILAPLGRAGRYKQLRQALKALVEDHDRLVPCDEKKLLELPGIGPYTARAILVFAFNKSYGLFDPNIGRVLSRAFGIKSKKSRPHTDKEMWIAVDRLVSKRKPKEFNWALLDLGRTVCTIREPKCGVCPMQSICNRYSGNAAGRH from the coding sequence TTGGCTGAATTCATGCTCCAGAGAACTGGGGCCGCACAGACTGTCCCTGTTTATTTAGCTTTTCTCGAGCGGTTTCCAACGTTGGAACGGGCCTTCTCCGCTAATGACATAGATCTGCAAGAAATTTTGGCTCCACTCGGTCGAGCTGGTAGATACAAACAGCTAAGGCAGGCCTTGAAAGCTCTTGTCGAAGACCATGATCGGTTAGTCCCTTGCGACGAGAAGAAGTTACTCGAGTTGCCTGGAATAGGGCCTTACACCGCACGGGCCATCCTGGTGTTTGCATTTAACAAGTCATATGGGTTGTTCGACCCAAATATAGGCCGTGTTTTATCTAGAGCTTTCGGTATAAAAAGTAAGAAATCGCGCCCACACACAGATAAAGAAATGTGGATCGCAGTTGATCGACTCGTATCGAAACGAAAGCCAAAAGAGTTTAATTGGGCGCTCCTCGATCTTGGTAGAACAGTTTGCACAATAAGGGAACCAAAGTGCGGCGTTTGTCCAATGCAGTCGATTTGCAATCGTTATAGCGGTAATGCGGCGGGACGGCATTGA
- a CDS encoding TIGR04255 family protein: MQPQSLKNKPLVEAILEFKWEAAEENKSSPVDPNYRILLGRFFERVMKDYTVHEPLPSSTIPDEMVKNLPQHRFRTEAGEWPLVQLGPGLLSVNETEKYHWPEFRSRCEKAIANFVESYPSPTSLKPKSLALWYIDAVEFNHPKENIFHFMKEKMKTRLELPSALFKEARVQDKPASFKWQVSYGVERPKGRIKLRFGTGERNGRPSLIWETIVISNGNDVPKLSEDFMGWLDAAHDLADKWFFTLIEGDLHRQFSGE; this comes from the coding sequence ATGCAGCCCCAAAGTCTAAAAAACAAACCGCTTGTAGAGGCAATATTAGAGTTTAAGTGGGAGGCAGCAGAGGAAAATAAGTCATCGCCTGTGGATCCAAACTATAGAATATTGCTGGGCAGGTTTTTTGAGCGTGTTATGAAGGATTACACAGTGCACGAACCTCTCCCTTCTTCTACGATTCCGGACGAGATGGTGAAGAATTTGCCTCAGCATCGTTTTCGCACCGAGGCTGGAGAATGGCCACTCGTACAGTTGGGGCCTGGTCTGCTGAGCGTGAATGAAACCGAGAAGTATCACTGGCCGGAGTTTCGGTCGCGATGTGAAAAGGCCATAGCAAATTTCGTCGAGTCATACCCATCCCCTACCTCGCTGAAGCCGAAATCACTGGCGCTCTGGTACATAGACGCAGTTGAGTTTAACCATCCGAAGGAGAATATTTTCCATTTCATGAAAGAGAAGATGAAGACGAGGCTAGAGTTACCTAGCGCCTTATTCAAGGAAGCCCGAGTACAGGACAAGCCTGCTTCATTCAAATGGCAAGTTTCATATGGCGTGGAACGACCCAAAGGAAGAATAAAGCTAAGGTTCGGAACCGGCGAAAGGAATGGGCGCCCGTCATTAATCTGGGAGACAATCGTTATCTCCAATGGCAATGATGTACCCAAGCTTTCCGAAGACTTTATGGGTTGGCTTGATGCAGCGCACGATCTTGCAGACAAATGGTTTTTCACGTTGATAGAAGGTGATCTTCATAGGCAGTTTTCCGGTGAATAA
- a CDS encoding helix-turn-helix domain-containing protein: protein MVLDERLLTVGEAAARLGLKPATIRRMILNRRVETVRPSLRAVRIPESAVRRIIERGFRPAVINEERHAR, encoded by the coding sequence ATGGTACTAGACGAAAGACTATTAACAGTAGGCGAAGCAGCGGCCCGGCTTGGCCTCAAGCCTGCCACCATTCGGCGCATGATCCTAAATCGGCGCGTGGAAACGGTGCGGCCATCCCTGCGGGCTGTTCGCATTCCGGAGTCAGCCGTGAGACGAATTATTGAGCGAGGCTTTCGGCCAGCGGTAATAAATGAGGAACGCCATGCCCGTTAA
- a CDS encoding site-specific integrase, with the protein MARKNGQDRGITQRKGREGWWVRLYIEGRERWFRCDTKTQARALYGRLKAEQREGKYFEKAKAVPFREIAEEYLQITDSRRRRKGDDRARMNRWLVAFGEQDAATITARQIEKLLADLQTEGKEPATLIRHLTVLKAAFNRAKRLGLLRENPAAFVKTAKPNNVLVRYLTPAQESALLERLPAQYRPIVITAMHTGLRQGELLRLSWADVDWNIGVVTIHETKAGERRRVPMNSTVVGLLTDLRRESTSSQLDPIFPHDGRYLRRAFVKAVKSSGLTPFRFHDLRHTFASRLAMQGVNDRTLMALGGWKSPAMLTRYAHLSPAHLWQAVEGLTKVGTVTKTVTKGELVEKGMYK; encoded by the coding sequence ATGGCTCGAAAAAACGGGCAGGATAGAGGCATCACCCAACGCAAGGGGCGGGAAGGCTGGTGGGTACGGCTATATATTGAAGGACGGGAACGCTGGTTCCGTTGTGATACCAAAACCCAGGCGAGAGCCCTTTACGGGAGATTGAAAGCTGAGCAACGAGAGGGAAAGTATTTCGAAAAGGCCAAGGCCGTTCCATTTCGAGAAATCGCTGAGGAGTATCTACAAATCACTGATTCGCGCCGTCGCAGAAAAGGTGATGACAGGGCGCGTATGAATCGCTGGCTTGTGGCGTTTGGTGAGCAGGACGCGGCCACAATCACTGCTCGCCAAATTGAGAAACTTTTAGCGGATCTTCAAACCGAGGGAAAGGAACCTGCGACCCTCATTCGACACCTTACCGTTCTCAAAGCTGCTTTCAATCGCGCCAAGCGGCTGGGCCTCTTGCGAGAAAATCCTGCTGCTTTCGTGAAAACGGCCAAACCTAATAATGTTCTCGTTCGGTATCTCACGCCCGCTCAGGAATCGGCATTGCTCGAACGGTTGCCCGCCCAATACCGTCCCATCGTCATTACCGCGATGCATACCGGCTTAAGGCAAGGTGAATTGCTTAGGTTGTCATGGGCTGACGTGGATTGGAATATAGGGGTGGTCACGATCCATGAAACCAAGGCCGGGGAACGGCGACGTGTGCCTATGAACTCGACAGTTGTGGGACTTCTGACTGATCTGAGGCGAGAATCAACCAGTTCACAGCTTGACCCAATCTTTCCCCATGACGGACGTTATCTCCGTCGTGCCTTTGTTAAGGCCGTAAAGAGCTCTGGACTGACTCCATTTCGCTTTCATGACCTCAGGCATACCTTTGCCTCACGCCTAGCTATGCAAGGCGTGAATGACCGAACGCTCATGGCTCTGGGTGGGTGGAAGTCCCCGGCGATGCTGACTCGTTACGCGCACCTTTCCCCCGCCCACCTGTGGCAGGCAGTCGAAGGCCTTACGAAAGTTGGAACCGTGACCAAAACCGTGACCAAAGGAGAATTGGTGGAAAAGGGTATGTATAAGTAG
- a CDS encoding DUF502 domain-containing protein, whose product MALSHRLGRIFLTGLLVLLPAWTTFLILVTMFDALDSFLLTLVGGGMEPYAPGLGLLILIAMVLIAGAVATHVLGQQLVQWTERTLERIPLIRSIYLTLKSMTDLLNYRARFGRSTVVAFPFPRDGLWALGFVMGSPPPALQVAPMAELVMVFVPTAIHPFTGYLAMIPKTQLQPLNLLPEEALKLEFSAGLYRPLPGWLTTPTREPT is encoded by the coding sequence ATGGCACTCTCCCACCGGCTTGGGCGCATCTTTCTCACGGGCCTTCTCGTGCTCCTCCCGGCTTGGACGACATTTCTAATCCTCGTCACCATGTTCGATGCACTGGACTCATTTCTACTGACCCTCGTCGGGGGCGGGATGGAACCCTACGCTCCGGGCCTGGGACTCCTCATCCTGATCGCCATGGTGCTGATAGCCGGGGCGGTTGCCACCCACGTGTTGGGGCAACAGCTGGTCCAGTGGACGGAACGGACCCTTGAACGCATCCCCTTGATCAGGAGCATCTATCTGACCTTGAAGAGCATGACGGACCTGTTGAACTATCGCGCACGCTTCGGACGCAGCACGGTCGTGGCCTTTCCTTTCCCGCGTGATGGCCTCTGGGCATTGGGATTCGTGATGGGGTCTCCGCCGCCGGCCTTGCAAGTCGCCCCCATGGCTGAACTGGTCATGGTGTTTGTTCCGACCGCCATCCATCCGTTTACCGGGTATCTGGCGATGATTCCGAAAACACAGCTGCAACCGCTCAATCTCCTCCCGGAGGAAGCCTTGAAATTAGAGTTCTCCGCGGGACTCTATCGCCCCCTACCAGGCTGGCTCACCACACCTACCAGGGAACCCACATGA
- a CDS encoding GNAT family N-acetyltransferase, giving the protein MSPADRFHVRPATVQDLEVLTDFSAAMALETEQRTLDRARLRLGTQAVFDQPARGQYYVADLRHGPQDDTVTIGQLLITYEWSDWRNAQFWWIQSVYVHPAWRNQGVYRQMHTTVLALAHSHPDVCGVRLYVERRNSIAKQVYTRVGLSTSCYDIYEVDFVLPSHSLD; this is encoded by the coding sequence ATGAGCCCGGCAGATCGGTTCCATGTCCGTCCCGCAACGGTCCAGGACCTTGAGGTTTTGACGGACTTCAGCGCCGCCATGGCGCTAGAAACCGAACAACGCACCTTAGATCGCGCACGACTCCGCCTGGGCACCCAGGCGGTGTTCGACCAACCGGCGCGCGGACAGTATTACGTCGCCGACTTGCGCCATGGACCTCAGGACGATACAGTGACGATAGGCCAGTTGCTCATCACATACGAGTGGAGCGATTGGCGCAACGCGCAGTTCTGGTGGATTCAAAGCGTGTACGTCCACCCAGCCTGGCGCAACCAGGGGGTGTATCGGCAGATGCATACCACCGTGCTGGCCCTCGCCCATTCGCATCCGGACGTGTGCGGCGTCCGTCTCTACGTAGAGCGCCGCAACAGCATCGCCAAGCAGGTCTATACCAGAGTCGGTCTTTCCACATCGTGTTACGATATCTATGAGGTTGATTTCGTCCTCCCGTCCCATTCTCTTGATTGA
- a CDS encoding TIGR00730 family Rossman fold protein has product MRAMGAASSDHHSVVTSSSYIPADHDIEFLQRDELRAVRLGLELLKPELIQTEQGIRSTIVVFGSARLQEPAHARRALEAAQAELQETPDDVQRQRQVAVAERRVALSPFYDIAREFGRLVSATCQIDGQCDYVVVTGGGPGIMEAANRGAADACAKSMGLNITLPHEQRPNAYITPELCFQFRYFALRKMHFLLRARALVVFPGGFGTLDELFETLTLLQTGKVRNVTIVLIGRAFWERLINWSLLVEEGLIGADDLGLFHFAETAQQAWDLISRHHGGPGGR; this is encoded by the coding sequence ATGCGCGCCATGGGTGCAGCCTCTTCCGACCACCATTCCGTCGTTACCTCCTCTTCCTACATTCCAGCTGATCACGACATCGAATTTCTGCAACGTGACGAGTTGCGCGCCGTACGACTCGGCTTGGAGCTGCTCAAGCCGGAGTTGATCCAAACCGAGCAGGGCATCCGCTCCACGATCGTCGTCTTTGGGAGTGCGCGACTCCAGGAGCCTGCTCACGCGCGCCGAGCGCTGGAAGCCGCGCAGGCCGAGCTCCAAGAAACCCCGGACGATGTCCAGCGCCAACGCCAAGTCGCGGTCGCGGAACGTCGCGTCGCCTTGTCGCCATTTTACGACATCGCCCGGGAGTTCGGACGGCTCGTGTCAGCCACCTGCCAGATCGACGGGCAATGCGATTATGTCGTCGTCACCGGGGGAGGACCAGGCATCATGGAGGCGGCCAACCGTGGAGCCGCCGACGCCTGCGCAAAGTCCATGGGGTTAAACATCACGCTCCCCCATGAACAACGACCGAATGCCTACATCACTCCGGAACTCTGTTTTCAGTTCCGGTATTTTGCCCTGCGCAAGATGCATTTTCTCCTGCGCGCCCGCGCGCTGGTCGTCTTTCCCGGAGGCTTCGGCACCCTCGACGAACTCTTCGAAACCCTCACCCTGCTTCAAACGGGCAAGGTGCGCAACGTCACCATCGTTCTCATCGGCCGGGCCTTCTGGGAACGCCTGATCAACTGGTCCTTGCTGGTAGAAGAGGGCCTGATCGGTGCGGATGACCTCGGCCTCTTTCATTTTGCGGAAACGGCACAACAGGCTTGGGACCTCATCAGCCGCCACCATGGCGGGCCGGGAGGCCGATGA
- a CDS encoding MBL fold metallo-hydrolase, translated as MNLSFHGAVRSVTGSRHLLEMPGHRVLLDCGLFQGHRQEADRQNRFLGFDPRSINAVLLSHAHIDHSGALPVLAKHQFRGHVHVTRATADLAAVMLEDSARLQENDCAYLNKKEKRRGAGCLEPFYDSRDARAIVRRFVGARYDDTIKVAPRVTASFHDAGHILGSAAIRVKYSARGNTTTVLFSGDLGRARMPILRDPAPPPSCDVLILESTYGDRLHEAAGEALTKRAQELVTHAKVHNGKIIVPAFALGRTQDLIMRIKRLVAEGRIDPLPIFIDSPLASKVTEVFRKHPECYDEETYRTFTSEGDPFAARYIRYVSSVEESKRLNSLKGPCVIIASSGMCEGGRVVHHLKHAIQDEANVIAIVGFQAEHTLGRRLVEGWDVVPIYGIPTPRRAQVVVFNGLSAHADRNDLLAYVRAISPAPQQVFVVHGEEKQALSLGAAIQAEHPTMSVVVPTKGTTYDI; from the coding sequence ATGAACCTATCCTTTCACGGCGCCGTCCGGTCCGTCACCGGCAGTCGTCATCTGCTGGAAATGCCCGGTCATCGTGTCTTGCTGGACTGCGGCCTCTTCCAAGGCCATCGACAGGAGGCGGATCGACAAAACCGATTTCTCGGCTTCGATCCCCGCTCGATCAACGCCGTGCTGCTGTCCCATGCCCACATCGACCATTCAGGCGCCCTCCCCGTGCTCGCCAAACACCAATTCCGCGGCCATGTGCATGTGACCCGGGCAACGGCTGACTTGGCCGCGGTGATGCTGGAAGATTCCGCGCGACTCCAAGAGAACGATTGCGCCTATCTCAACAAGAAGGAGAAGCGACGCGGGGCCGGCTGTCTCGAGCCCTTTTACGATTCACGCGATGCGCGTGCCATCGTCCGCCGGTTCGTCGGCGCCCGCTATGATGACACCATCAAGGTCGCGCCACGCGTGACCGCATCGTTTCACGACGCCGGACACATCTTGGGCTCGGCCGCCATTCGCGTGAAGTACTCCGCGCGCGGCAATACCACCACCGTGCTGTTTTCCGGCGATCTCGGTCGAGCCCGGATGCCCATTCTGCGCGACCCGGCCCCACCGCCGAGCTGCGATGTCCTCATCCTCGAGTCGACCTACGGAGACCGCCTGCATGAGGCAGCCGGAGAAGCCTTGACCAAACGGGCACAAGAACTGGTCACTCACGCCAAAGTTCACAACGGCAAGATCATCGTGCCGGCCTTCGCGCTCGGGCGCACGCAAGATCTGATCATGCGGATCAAACGGCTGGTCGCGGAAGGACGCATCGACCCGCTGCCGATCTTTATCGACTCGCCGCTCGCCTCGAAGGTGACGGAAGTGTTCCGCAAGCACCCGGAATGTTACGACGAAGAAACCTATCGCACCTTTACCTCGGAAGGAGACCCCTTTGCGGCCCGGTATATCCGATATGTGTCTTCCGTGGAGGAGAGCAAACGCTTGAACAGCCTGAAGGGGCCCTGTGTCATCATCGCCTCGTCAGGTATGTGCGAAGGCGGCCGCGTGGTGCACCATTTGAAGCATGCGATCCAAGATGAGGCCAATGTCATCGCCATTGTCGGATTCCAAGCCGAGCATACGCTCGGTCGCCGGCTAGTCGAAGGCTGGGACGTCGTGCCGATTTACGGCATCCCGACTCCGCGCCGCGCGCAGGTCGTGGTCTTCAACGGGCTTTCGGCCCATGCGGATCGGAACGACCTGCTGGCCTACGTACGGGCCATCTCGCCGGCTCCGCAGCAGGTCTTCGTGGTCCACGGAGAGGAAAAGCAAGCCCTCTCCCTGGGCGCAGCCATTCAAGCCGAACACCCGACCATGTCGGTGGTGGTGCCGACGAAAGGGACGACGTACGACATCTGA
- a CDS encoding P1 family peptidase, giving the protein MRARDLGLFLGFLQTGPLNAITDVPGVKVGQVTLSRGDGPLQPGQGPVRTGVTVIIPRDDVWHQKVPAGTFVLNGTGEMTGLAWLAESGFLEYPVALTNTLNVPRVANGVISWMLRRYPGIGITDDTLTPVVAECDDGRLNDIQGRHVTEEDVMQALDQASSGPVAEGSVGAGTGMMSYGFKGGIGTASRRLSDADGGFTVGVLVNANHGRRPELMMAGVPVGRLYDPAQAQSGQVPTKNPSAPRAEREGHPGNAEGSIIIVVATDAPLDSRQLTRLAKRAALGLARTGSTARHGSGDFMLAFSTGNVIPHYPTVPIFSMAHLADTHLNPLLTATVEATEEAVLNALTAATTVVGRDGFRAEAISLSRLRGLLSTNPTLRP; this is encoded by the coding sequence ATGCGGGCGCGGGACCTCGGCCTGTTCCTCGGTTTCCTGCAGACGGGCCCGCTCAATGCCATCACCGATGTGCCCGGCGTGAAGGTCGGACAGGTGACCCTCTCACGAGGCGACGGGCCGCTGCAGCCTGGACAGGGTCCGGTACGAACGGGGGTGACCGTCATCATCCCCCGCGACGACGTATGGCATCAAAAAGTCCCGGCCGGAACCTTCGTCCTGAACGGCACCGGCGAAATGACCGGCCTGGCGTGGCTAGCGGAATCCGGCTTTCTCGAATACCCCGTTGCGCTGACCAATACCCTCAATGTGCCGCGTGTCGCCAACGGGGTGATCAGCTGGATGCTTCGCCGTTACCCCGGCATCGGTATCACCGATGATACCCTCACCCCGGTGGTGGCGGAATGTGACGATGGCCGACTGAACGACATCCAGGGCCGTCATGTGACCGAAGAGGACGTGATGCAGGCCTTGGATCAGGCCTCGTCGGGGCCGGTGGCGGAAGGCAGCGTGGGCGCCGGAACTGGGATGATGTCGTACGGGTTCAAGGGCGGGATCGGTACCGCATCCCGACGCCTGTCCGACGCCGACGGCGGATTTACGGTCGGCGTCCTCGTCAATGCGAACCATGGCCGACGGCCGGAGTTGATGATGGCAGGCGTGCCGGTCGGCCGTCTGTATGATCCAGCGCAGGCGCAGTCCGGGCAGGTGCCGACGAAGAACCCAAGCGCGCCGCGAGCGGAACGCGAGGGCCATCCCGGCAACGCCGAAGGCTCCATCATCATCGTCGTGGCCACGGATGCGCCGCTGGACAGTCGACAGCTCACTCGCTTGGCCAAACGCGCAGCCCTCGGGTTGGCCAGGACCGGCTCGACCGCAAGACACGGAAGCGGCGACTTCATGCTGGCCTTTTCGACCGGCAACGTGATTCCTCATTATCCGACAGTTCCCATCTTCTCGATGGCCCATTTGGCCGATACACACCTAAACCCCTTGCTCACCGCCACGGTGGAGGCTACTGAAGAAGCTGTGCTCAATGCCCTCACTGCCGCAACGACGGTCGTCGGCCGAGACGGGTTTCGTGCCGAGGCTATCTCTCTGTCTCGCCTGCGCGGGCTGCTGTCGACGAACCCGACTCTGCGACCGTGA